In Mercurialis annua linkage group LG5, ddMerAnnu1.2, whole genome shotgun sequence, a single genomic region encodes these proteins:
- the LOC126680989 gene encoding auxin efflux carrier component 3 — MITWGDLYTVLSAVVPLYVAMILAYGSVRWWKIFSPDQCSGINRFVAIFAVPLLSFHFISTNNPYEMNFRFIAADTLQKIIMLVALALWTNFTKNGSLEWMITIFSLSTLPNTLVMGIPLLIAMYDDYAGSLMVQVVVLQCIIWYTLLLFLFEYRGAKMLIMEQFPETAASIVSFKVDSDVVSLDGRDFLETDAEIGDDGKLHVTVRKSNASRRSLGPGSFSAFTPRPSNLTGAEIYSLSSSRNPTPRGSNFNTSDFYNMMGVQGFPGGRLSNFGPADLYSVQSSRGPTPRPSNFEENCAPMATISSPRFGFYPAQTVPTSYPAPNPEFSSTVSTKTTKNQPQPEQNNHLPQPQPPPQQQNQNNKANHDAKELHMFVWSSSASPVSDVFGGNDFASAQQSGRSDQGAKEIRMLVSDHPQNGETKAIAHAGDFPGEDFSFAGKGDGDDHDDREKDGPTGLNKLGSSSTAELHPKVTGAPDSGVNKHMPPASVMTRLILIMVWRKLIRNPNTYSSLIGLIWSLVCFRWHVAMPKIISQSISILSDAGLGMAMFSLGLFMALQPKIIACGNSVAAFAMAVRFLTGPAVMAAASIAVGLRGTLLHIAIVQAALPQGIVPFVFAKEYNVHPAILSTGVIFGMLIALPITLVYYILLGL, encoded by the exons ATGATCACCTGGGGCGATCTCTACACCGTCTTATCCGCGGTGGTTCCGCTCTATGTAGCCATGATCTTGGCCTACGGCTCCGTCCGCTGGTGGAAAATCTTTAGCCCCGATCAATGTTCCGGTATCAACCGGTTCGTTGCTATTTTCGCTGTTCCCCTGCTGTCTTTCCATTTCATCTCGACCAACAATCCTTACGAAATGAATTTCCGCTTCATAGCCGCGGATACCCTTCAGAAGATCATAATGCTGGTCGCGCTTGCTCTCTGGACTAATTTCACTAAAAACGGCAGCTTAGAATGGATGATTACGATCTTCTCATTGTCTACTCTGCCGAACACTCTTGTCATGGGCATACCTTTGTTAATCGCTATGTACGATGACTACGCAGGTAGTCTGATGGTTCAGGTTGTCGTTTTACAGTGTATTATTTGGTACACTCTGTTGCTGTTTCTTTTCGAGTACAGAGGTGCTAAAATGTTGATTATGGAGCAATTTCCTGAAACCGCGGCTTCTATTGTGTCGTTTAAGGTCGATTCTGATGTTGTTTCGCTGGACGGAAGGGATTTTTTGGAGACTGATGCGGAGATTGGTGATGATGGGAAGTTACATGTTACTGTCAGGAAGTCTAATGCTTCTCGGAGATCTTTAGGCCCGGGTTCGTTTTCGGCGTTTACGCCTCGGCCTTCGAATCTTACGGGTGCGGAGATTTATAGTTTGAGCTCGTCGCGAAATCCTACGCCTAGAGGGTCGAATTTTAATACTTCAGATTTTTATAATATGATGGGTGTTCAAGGTTTTCCTGGTGGTAGATTGTCAAATTTTGGTCCTGCTGATTTGTATTCGGTTCAATCTTCTAGAGGCCCGACTCCTAGACCGTCGAATTTTGAGGAAAATTGTGCTCCAATGGCCACGATTTCCTCTCCTAGATTCGGGTTTTATCCGGCTCAGACTGTGCCTACTTCATATCCAGCGCCGAATCCGGAGTTTTCTTCTACTGTGAGTACTAAAACCACCAAGAACCAACCGCAGCCGGAGCAGAATAACCACTTGCCGCAACCGCAGCCACCGCCGCAGCAGCAGAATCAAAATAACAAAGCAAACCATGATGCTAAAGAGCTCCACATGTTTGTATGGAGCTCCAGTGCTTCTCCGGTATCTGATGTCTTCGGCGGGAATGATTTCGCGTCGGCTCAGCAATCGGGCCGGTCCGACCAGGGAGCTAAAGAGATCAGGATGTTGGTTTCTGATCATCCCCAAAATGGAGAAACCAAAG CAATTGCACATGCTGGAGATTTTCCTGGGGAGGACTTCAGTTTTGCTGGTAAAGGAGATGGAGACGATCATGATGACAGAGAAAAAGATGGACCCACCGGACTTAACAAGCTTGGATCCAGCTCAACCGCCGAGCTCCACCCAAAAGTCACCGGAGCACCAGATTCCGGCGTCAACAAACATATGCCACCGGCAAGTGTGATGACCCGTCTGATACTAATCATGGTTTGGCGCAAACTTATCAGAAACCCAAACACATACTCCAGTCTCATTGGTCTGATTTGGTCTCTAGTTTGTTTCAG GTGGCATGTGGCTATGCCTAAAATAATATCACAGTCAATCTCCATACTGTCAGATGCTGGTCTTGGAATGGCTATGTTCAGCTTAG gtCTGTTTATGGCGTTACAACCGAAGATAATAGCGTGCGGCAACTCGGTAGCGGCATTTGCGATGGCAGTTCGGTTTCTGACTGGTCCTGCTGTGATGGCTGCAGCTTCGATTGCAGTTGGTCTGCGTGGTACCCTCCTCCATATTGCTATCGTTCAG GCTGCACTGCCACAAGGAATTGTTCCATTTGTGTTTGCCAAAGAATACAATGTACACCCAGCAATTCTAAGCACCGG GGTTATCTTCGGAATGTTGATAGCATTACCTATTACACTAGTGTACTACATCCTTCTTGGATTGTAA